Proteins encoded by one window of Methanobrevibacter sp.:
- a CDS encoding MmgE/PrpD family protein: MFLKNISKFISNYRYEQATVESITTVKAAFLDFFGVTYRGANENASKIAFNTVEEIFSGNSKLNLKASVIGRNLKTDILSAGFLNGVSAHVLELDDGHRGAQIHLGSVIFPTALAISESYDLSGKEFLEGVIVGYEVGILLGKMVNPMHRNKGFHTTGTIGAFVAGTVASKLLKLDDNQILNALGLCGTQAAGLLESDHGGSMGKSLHAGKAVYNGILSAILARNGFTGSGTILEGNEGFLKTMVYDGYDVDNFSFEDIIKDIGKVRVRDIYFKKYPFCRHIHSSIDTALKLKASIGDEYEHIENIAVKTYSVAAEHNNFNPKNIEELKQSLPYAVAISLVVGEVTVDDINQLIEFGLLDNYSTVDKVNSIKDLVNRMIILSDDQLNELYPEKRPSNVIIKLDKAFRNGVFQNITLLPKGDFENPYQLSELIDKFKSNNPLYDIRNLTVIDSLEDYSMKYVVEKLNGR, from the coding sequence ATGTTTTTAAAAAATATTTCTAAATTTATTTCAAACTATCGTTATGAACAAGCAACTGTGGAGTCCATCACCACCGTAAAAGCTGCTTTTTTAGATTTTTTTGGAGTAACTTACCGTGGCGCAAATGAGAATGCTTCAAAAATAGCTTTTAATACAGTTGAAGAAATATTTTCAGGAAACTCCAAGCTAAACTTAAAGGCTTCCGTAATCGGAAGGAATTTAAAGACTGATATTTTAAGTGCAGGTTTTCTAAACGGTGTTTCTGCCCACGTATTGGAATTGGATGATGGTCACAGAGGTGCTCAAATCCATTTGGGTTCAGTTATATTTCCAACAGCTTTAGCAATCTCCGAAAGTTATGATTTAAGCGGAAAAGAATTTTTAGAAGGAGTCATTGTTGGATATGAAGTTGGAATCTTGCTTGGCAAGATGGTAAATCCAATGCATAGGAATAAAGGATTTCATACAACCGGCACTATTGGTGCTTTTGTTGCAGGTACCGTCGCTTCAAAACTGTTGAAACTTGATGATAATCAAATTTTAAATGCATTGGGCCTATGCGGAACTCAAGCTGCAGGACTTTTGGAATCAGATCACGGAGGGTCCATGGGCAAGTCACTTCATGCGGGAAAAGCAGTATATAATGGAATCTTGTCTGCAATTCTTGCGAGAAATGGATTTACCGGCAGTGGCACTATTCTAGAGGGAAATGAAGGATTTTTAAAAACAATGGTCTATGATGGCTATGATGTAGATAATTTTTCTTTTGAAGATATCATAAAAGATATAGGAAAGGTAAGAGTCAGAGACATCTACTTTAAGAAATACCCATTTTGCAGACATATTCACTCTTCAATCGACACGGCTTTAAAGCTTAAGGCAAGTATAGGTGATGAATATGAGCATATAGAGAATATTGCCGTAAAAACGTATTCCGTTGCGGCCGAACATAATAATTTCAACCCTAAAAATATTGAAGAGTTAAAGCAATCATTGCCTTATGCCGTTGCAATATCGCTAGTCGTCGGCGAAGTCACTGTTGATGATATAAATCAATTAATTGAATTTGGCCTTTTGGATAACTATTCCACTGTCGATAAAGTCAACAGCATTAAAGATTTGGTAAACAGGATGATAATTCTTTCAGATGATCAGTTAAATGAACTGTATCCTGAAAAACGACCGTCTAATGTTATTATTAAATTAGACAAGGCATTCAGAAATGGTGTATTTCAGAATATTACATTGCTTCCAAAAGGCGATTTTGAAAATCCATACCAGTTAAGTGAATTGATTGACAAATTCAAATCCAATAACCCTTTATATGATATAAGAAATCTTACGGTAATAGATTCGCTAGAAGATTATTCCATGAAATATGTCGTTGAAAAGTTGAATGGTAGATAA
- a CDS encoding citryl-CoA lyase, whose protein sequence is MQENNFKVNQHSLKTAISKVETDKIVTRGYNQRDLIEKIRYSDMVYLILKGRLPSITEGRIFNQVLVSFCDHGATPPSTQTARLVASSGSPLNSAVAGAFLSFGHKHAGAIEKTMELYQSKIGSLYLTEDSNIDNKQIASLAIEIFNEYIVGDKKIPGFGHRYHNVDPRADKLMELVIKQGFVGPHIKLALAVEDLAYEKKKIRLNVDGANAAILSDLGFTPDLGLGIFMIGRLPGIIAHIHEEKMDEEEFRRFCDLDDIIYEG, encoded by the coding sequence ATGCAAGAAAATAATTTTAAAGTCAACCAGCATTCTTTAAAAACAGCTATATCTAAAGTGGAAACAGATAAAATTGTCACTAGAGGTTATAATCAGAGGGATTTGATTGAAAAGATTAGATATAGTGATATGGTTTATTTAATTTTAAAAGGAAGGCTTCCTTCAATAACCGAGGGAAGAATATTTAATCAGGTTTTGGTTTCATTCTGTGATCACGGGGCGACTCCTCCGAGTACTCAGACAGCTCGTCTTGTCGCATCATCCGGTTCGCCTTTAAATTCGGCTGTAGCAGGAGCATTTTTATCTTTTGGTCATAAACATGCTGGAGCCATTGAAAAAACAATGGAGTTGTATCAATCAAAGATTGGTTCTTTGTATTTGACTGAAGACTCAAACATTGACAATAAGCAGATTGCCAGTTTGGCTATTGAAATTTTCAATGAGTATATCGTTGGTGATAAAAAGATACCCGGTTTTGGACATAGGTATCATAATGTTGACCCGAGGGCGGATAAATTGATGGAGCTTGTAATTAAGCAGGGCTTTGTTGGACCCCATATCAAACTTGCTCTTGCCGTTGAAGACTTGGCATATGAAAAAAAGAAAATTAGACTCAATGTGGATGGTGCCAATGCAGCCATATTATCTGATTTGGGTTTTACTCCAGATTTGGGTTTGGGAATTTTCATGATAGGCAGACTCCCAGGCATTATTGCTCATATTCATGAAGAAAAAATGGATGAAGAAGAATTCAGGCGTTTTTGCGATTTGGATGATATAATTTACGAAGGTTGA
- a CDS encoding peptidase — MDDTKEFLKNVGIGEVRDDFKSSKRFSDGGQYRFEVPGIQSPIAMSALLKESFKNNIFIHRVTQTKGIMLLSDDEIKKMVDLAINYGCELFLSVGPRATYDTSATAHTKEGSRIGYRLRGYDNLVYAIEDVKRACDLGVRGILLYDEGLLWVLNKMRIEGEIPKNVHFKLSAHAGHANPASAVMLEEMGLNSLNPVRDLQIPMIAAIRNAIDISLDLHTENPKSTGGFIRHYEVPSFIDVASPVYLKTGGSVAANHNWDTTEKEAIARIKQVVLVKRVIDSYCPDAVASPNQSSDLSIPE, encoded by the coding sequence ATGGACGATACTAAAGAATTTTTAAAGAATGTTGGAATTGGAGAAGTTCGGGACGATTTTAAATCATCCAAACGTTTTAGTGATGGTGGACAATATCGTTTTGAAGTTCCGGGAATTCAATCTCCAATTGCAATGAGTGCACTTTTAAAGGAATCCTTTAAAAACAATATTTTTATCCACAGAGTTACCCAAACAAAAGGAATAATGCTTTTAAGTGATGATGAAATAAAAAAGATGGTCGATTTGGCTATCAATTATGGTTGTGAGTTGTTTTTATCAGTGGGTCCAAGAGCAACATATGACACGTCAGCCACTGCCCACACTAAAGAGGGAAGCAGAATTGGATATAGGCTTAGGGGTTATGACAACTTAGTTTATGCTATTGAGGATGTAAAGAGGGCATGCGATCTTGGCGTTCGAGGAATATTGTTGTATGATGAGGGATTGCTTTGGGTTTTAAATAAAATGAGGATTGAAGGTGAAATTCCAAAAAATGTCCATTTTAAATTATCTGCCCATGCAGGACATGCAAATCCTGCTTCTGCAGTAATGCTTGAAGAAATGGGTCTTAATTCTTTAAATCCAGTTAGGGATTTGCAAATTCCTATGATTGCAGCAATTAGAAATGCCATCGACATTTCTTTAGATTTGCATACGGAAAATCCCAAGTCCACTGGCGGCTTTATAAGGCATTATGAAGTTCCTAGTTTCATTGATGTTGCCAGTCCGGTTTATTTGAAAACTGGAGGGTCTGTTGCCGCAAATCATAATTGGGATACAACAGAAAAAGAAGCAATAGCTCGCATAAAGCAAGTTGTGCTGGTCAAAAGAGTGATTGATTCTTATTGTCCTGATGCTGTTGCATCTCCTAATCAATCTAGTGATTTATCAATTCCTGAGTGA
- a CDS encoding nitroreductase family protein: protein MEFIDVIKERYSVRGYLDKEVEKEKLEYVLNAATIAPTGVNAQAFKVYVIDTKKYKEELSKIYAAKWFTEAPYALCVVAQRDKAWTRPWDGKNIADIDATIVMDHMILAAWDVGLGTCYIGAFKKYEAHKFLDLDENEEPVLFTPLGYGNAEPRDTPRKELDEFVVYKD from the coding sequence ATGGAATTTATAGATGTTATTAAAGAACGTTATAGTGTTAGAGGCTATTTGGATAAGGAAGTGGAGAAAGAAAAGTTGGAATATGTTCTAAATGCAGCAACAATCGCTCCAACAGGAGTCAATGCGCAGGCATTTAAAGTCTATGTAATTGACACCAAAAAATATAAGGAAGAATTATCCAAAATCTATGCTGCTAAATGGTTTACTGAGGCTCCTTATGCTTTATGCGTTGTTGCACAAAGGGATAAGGCATGGACAAGACCTTGGGATGGAAAAAACATCGCTGATATAGACGCAACAATTGTAATGGATCATATGATTCTTGCAGCTTGGGATGTTGGTCTTGGAACATGTTATATAGGTGCATTTAAAAAGTATGAGGCTCACAAGTTCTTGGACTTGGATGAAAATGAGGAGCCGGTATTGTTCACCCCTTTAGGTTATGGTAATGCAGAGCCTCGTGATACTCCAAGAAAAGAATTGGATGAATTTGTAGTTTATAAAGATTAA
- a CDS encoding DUF3100 domain-containing protein yields MNFFEGLHFWERIFIPNKDGQVEHIYREKTDKRILKKNPWRDYRLHITVLILVVIAELIGTIKIPITKDVAITIMPLIYTIILGLVFYLAKPIKWIQRKQARIAEGAMMLFIGVLIAKLAVSSGQSISLIFDMGPALILQELGHLATILVLPIALLLGFKKESIGMTNSIGREPNVAVVVDKYGFNSPQSRGVFAIFIIGTVIGTIFISFLVTFSLSFIPLHPYAYAMASGVGSASMNAAAIGPTLAAFPGLETQIEAFAGFSNLLSFCVGIYIVMFIAIPLTERLYNWLEPKIGRDSIIPEKEDE; encoded by the coding sequence ATAAACTTTTTTGAAGGGTTACATTTTTGGGAGCGGATTTTTATTCCAAATAAAGATGGACAAGTTGAACATATTTATCGTGAAAAAACGGATAAGAGGATTTTGAAGAAGAATCCCTGGAGAGATTACCGATTGCATATAACCGTACTCATTCTGGTTGTTATTGCGGAATTAATCGGTACTATAAAAATCCCGATAACAAAAGATGTAGCCATTACCATAATGCCTTTAATCTATACTATTATTTTAGGGCTTGTTTTTTATTTGGCCAAACCCATCAAATGGATTCAAAGAAAGCAAGCTCGTATTGCTGAAGGAGCAATGATGCTTTTCATCGGTGTTCTAATTGCCAAGTTGGCTGTTTCCAGCGGCCAGTCAATAAGCTTGATTTTTGATATGGGTCCCGCATTAATTCTACAGGAATTGGGCCACCTTGCAACCATTTTAGTGCTTCCAATTGCATTGCTTTTAGGATTTAAAAAAGAATCCATTGGTATGACTAATTCCATTGGTAGGGAACCTAATGTTGCAGTCGTTGTAGATAAATACGGGTTTAATTCTCCGCAATCAAGAGGAGTGTTCGCAATATTCATCATAGGTACCGTAATCGGTACAATATTCATTAGTTTTTTAGTTACCTTTTCATTATCATTCATACCGCTCCATCCTTATGCATATGCTATGGCCAGTGGGGTAGGCAGTGCCAGTATGAATGCGGCAGCCATTGGTCCGACTCTTGCTGCTTTCCCTGGATTGGAAACACAAATTGAGGCTTTTGCAGGATTCAGTAATCTGCTTTCATTCTGTGTTGGTATCTATATTGTAATGTTTATTGCAATTCCATTAACTGAAAGACTGTATAATTGGCTAGAACCAAAAATTGGCAGAGATTCTATAATTCCTGAAAAGGAGGATGAATAA
- a CDS encoding V-type ATP synthase subunit H has translation MAEISDAIAMIKKAEADAEQLIIDSESQSKDLIAESRLKAEEIVSEAKIAAEEEAKNTVFDAEDKAKIEAQSIAEQSKGDVKALKDKAMANVDDAASIIVKNIL, from the coding sequence ATGGCAGAGATATCAGACGCAATCGCAATGATAAAAAAAGCTGAAGCGGATGCTGAACAACTTATTATTGATTCAGAATCTCAATCAAAAGATTTAATTGCTGAATCAAGATTAAAAGCTGAGGAAATTGTTTCTGAAGCTAAAATTGCAGCAGAAGAAGAAGCTAAAAATACTGTTTTTGATGCAGAAGATAAAGCTAAAATAGAAGCACAATCAATTGCTGAGCAGTCTAAAGGTGATGTTAAAGCCTTAAAAGACAAAGCTATGGCAAATGTTGATGATGCTGCTTCAATTATTGTCAAAAATATTTTGTAG
- a CDS encoding fumarate hydratase yields the protein MDILDDISDSIIKASTTLSEDKLNALNRAILKENNENARWALSQILENYEVSQKTRFPLCDDTGIPHVIIELGSQREVSGELINQIHEGIALGLNNLPARPMAVKGGEIERIEQSEGLFEKPGMLKPASILIDSRNDESSYRRDISPDTLNIHFILEGGGPEIRAKTFRVYHKRSFSNVIDTACGWLKDSLRALGCTPSIPSIGIGRTHYEANALLLKSIAYGNLDDMSEIEKQVTSKLNETGIGPLGFGGNATVLGSYVNIGNQRASGVRIVAVRPSCFVEPRVATLKL from the coding sequence ATGGATATTTTAGACGATATTTCCGATTCAATCATTAAAGCATCCACCACCTTGTCTGAAGATAAATTGAATGCACTAAATAGGGCCATTTTGAAAGAGAATAATGAAAATGCCCGTTGGGCCTTATCACAAATTTTAGAAAATTATGAAGTTAGCCAAAAGACCAGATTCCCGTTATGTGATGATACTGGAATTCCTCATGTAATCATAGAGTTGGGTTCACAAAGGGAAGTTTCAGGGGAGCTAATAAATCAAATTCATGAAGGAATAGCTTTGGGCTTAAATAATCTTCCTGCAAGACCTATGGCGGTAAAGGGTGGTGAAATTGAAAGAATTGAGCAAAGTGAAGGTTTATTTGAAAAACCAGGCATGCTCAAGCCAGCTTCAATTTTAATAGATTCCAGAAATGATGAATCGAGTTACAGGAGAGATATCTCTCCGGATACATTGAATATTCATTTTATCCTTGAAGGTGGAGGTCCGGAAATCAGGGCTAAAACATTTAGGGTATATCATAAGCGCTCTTTTTCAAATGTTATCGATACGGCCTGTGGTTGGTTAAAAGATTCGTTGAGGGCATTGGGTTGCACTCCATCAATTCCGTCTATTGGAATTGGAAGAACACACTATGAAGCGAATGCGCTTCTTTTAAAATCAATCGCCTATGGCAATTTGGATGATATGAGTGAAATTGAAAAACAAGTTACCTCTAAATTAAATGAAACAGGTATTGGTCCATTAGGTTTTGGGGGAAATGCCACTGTTTTAGGTTCTTATGTTAACATCGGCAATCAGAGGGCAAGTGGGGTTAGAATTGTTGCTGTTAGGCCGTCATGTTTTGTCGAACCGAGAGTAGCAACATTAAAATTGTAA